A single genomic interval of Flammeovirga agarivorans harbors:
- a CDS encoding sulfatase codes for MKYLLLVIPFILSSVNGIAKQDPQKPNIIVFFVDDMGWKDLAIMGSDYHETPNIDALAKEGMTFYNAYSAGPNCAPSRACLMSGQYTPRHGKIAVWNSKRGIEEQMRLEPVPDKGLPLDNYTLAEALRDGGYETGLFGKWHIAGTPALQGFDVDHETDAGEIKFKQTNDPKDIFKLTEEACDFMEENKKNPFFLFLSHHTVHTKWEARQEMIDYFEEKPKGKIHKSAKYAAMVKHTDDSMGMIMKKLKDLKLDKNTIVIFTSDNGAIGKVKQTPLRGSKGMLYEGGIKVPFIVWNPTNIKAGSKSYERTINVDLYPTFLDYANITPKEDKILDGASLKGLTFGKTKELPSRSLFYHYPNYLNGSKARGARDEYFRNRPVTVVIKDNWKLLFFHEEYVLDGGIAKIDKNNMVELYNLKDDPSESKDVALDNKEIRDALVNELQEWMKATDAKLAMKPTPENYRPVYKRNKSH; via the coding sequence ATGAAATATTTATTACTTGTTATTCCATTTATACTTTCGAGTGTAAATGGAATAGCGAAACAAGACCCGCAAAAACCAAATATTATCGTATTTTTTGTAGACGATATGGGTTGGAAAGATCTTGCCATTATGGGCTCAGATTATCATGAAACACCAAATATAGATGCATTAGCCAAAGAAGGAATGACATTCTATAATGCATATTCTGCAGGACCTAACTGTGCTCCATCTAGGGCATGTTTAATGTCTGGACAATACACACCAAGGCATGGGAAAATTGCAGTTTGGAACTCTAAGCGAGGTATTGAAGAGCAAATGCGTTTAGAGCCGGTACCCGATAAAGGTCTACCTTTAGATAACTACACCTTAGCAGAGGCATTAAGAGATGGAGGTTACGAAACAGGTCTTTTTGGGAAATGGCATATTGCAGGTACCCCAGCATTACAAGGTTTTGATGTTGATCATGAGACTGATGCCGGGGAAATAAAATTTAAACAAACAAATGATCCTAAAGATATCTTTAAATTGACTGAGGAGGCCTGTGATTTTATGGAAGAAAATAAGAAGAATCCATTTTTCTTATTCTTATCCCATCATACTGTTCATACAAAATGGGAAGCTCGTCAGGAAATGATTGATTACTTTGAAGAGAAACCAAAAGGAAAGATTCATAAAAGTGCCAAGTATGCTGCTATGGTAAAACATACCGATGATAGTATGGGAATGATTATGAAGAAACTAAAAGATCTGAAACTTGATAAAAATACAATTGTAATTTTCACATCAGACAATGGTGCTATTGGAAAAGTAAAACAAACACCACTTAGAGGATCTAAAGGCATGTTATACGAAGGAGGAATCAAAGTGCCATTTATTGTTTGGAATCCGACTAATATTAAAGCAGGTTCAAAATCCTACGAGAGAACAATCAATGTGGATCTTTATCCTACTTTCCTTGATTACGCGAATATTACTCCAAAGGAAGATAAAATACTTGATGGTGCCAGTCTAAAAGGATTGACTTTTGGTAAAACAAAAGAACTGCCTTCAAGATCTTTGTTCTATCATTATCCGAATTATTTAAATGGTTCGAAAGCTAGAGGAGCAAGAGATGAATATTTTAGAAATCGCCCTGTTACTGTAGTAATCAAGGACAACTGGAAATTACTGTTCTTCCATGAAGAATATGTATTGGATGGGGGTATAGCTAAAATTGATAAAAATAATATGGTGGAATTATACAATCTAAAAGATGATCCATCAGAGTCCAAAGATGTTGCTTTGGATAACAAAGAAATTAGAGATGCGTTGGTGAACGAACTTCAAGAATGGATGAAAGCAACAGATGCTAAATTGGCAATGAAGCCGACACCTGAAAATTATCGTCCTGTTTACAAGCGAAATAAATCACACTAA
- a CDS encoding arylsulfatase, translating into MKKLVLSIIVGFFLFSCAPKTKKAVVKEGTLKKPNIIFILADDAGWGDFSCYGQEKFTTPNIDALASSGIKFTDHYAGSSVCAPSRSALLTGQHTGHTPIRGNKEVMPEGQIPIPADVYSLPKMLKQEGYTTGMFGKWGLGYPESEGAPNVQGFDEFYGYNCQRLAHTYYPLYLRHNGVKVPLPENEKGQNTYTHHLIHQEAMAFIEDNKDNPFFLYLPYTIPHAEMTVEEDSIFQKYKEIYPQGKPFVHKKNHDPSLSHEDRFYGGVYADQAYPRAAFATMMHHLDNSVGDVMSKLKELGIDENTIVIFSSDNGPHKEGGADPYYFNSFGPFKGVKRDLYEGGIRVPYIVSWPGKIKPNSTSSHPSAFWDLLPTVADILDIEVPKSVEIDGISFLPTLEGQSKKQKKHDYLYWEFHEAGGRRAVRIGDWKAVQYRLNKPNKSKIEVYNLKEDPKESNNLADQKPEIVQKAKEIFATARTSSAVFPFQGEKLKGI; encoded by the coding sequence ATGAAAAAGTTAGTCCTATCAATTATAGTAGGCTTCTTTCTTTTTTCTTGTGCCCCTAAAACAAAAAAGGCCGTAGTAAAAGAAGGGACGTTGAAAAAGCCTAACATTATCTTTATCCTTGCCGATGATGCAGGATGGGGTGATTTTAGCTGCTATGGTCAAGAAAAATTTACTACTCCTAACATTGATGCTTTAGCAAGTTCTGGAATTAAATTTACAGATCATTATGCAGGTAGCAGTGTGTGTGCTCCTTCAAGGTCTGCATTACTAACTGGACAACATACAGGTCATACACCTATAAGAGGAAACAAAGAAGTAATGCCCGAAGGACAAATTCCAATTCCAGCAGATGTATACTCTTTACCTAAGATGTTAAAACAAGAAGGATATACTACCGGTATGTTTGGAAAATGGGGATTAGGTTATCCAGAATCTGAGGGAGCACCTAATGTTCAAGGTTTCGATGAGTTCTATGGTTACAATTGCCAAAGGTTAGCACATACTTATTATCCTTTATACTTAAGACATAATGGGGTAAAAGTTCCGTTACCTGAAAATGAAAAAGGTCAAAATACTTATACACATCATTTAATTCATCAAGAAGCAATGGCTTTCATCGAGGATAATAAAGATAATCCATTCTTCTTATATTTACCTTATACTATTCCACATGCTGAGATGACTGTGGAAGAGGATTCAATTTTCCAAAAATACAAAGAGATTTATCCACAAGGAAAGCCTTTCGTTCATAAGAAGAATCACGATCCAAGTTTGTCACATGAAGATAGGTTTTATGGAGGTGTTTATGCTGATCAAGCGTATCCTAGAGCAGCATTTGCTACAATGATGCATCACTTAGATAATTCTGTAGGAGATGTTATGAGCAAACTTAAGGAATTGGGGATTGATGAAAATACCATTGTTATTTTTAGCTCGGATAATGGCCCTCATAAAGAAGGGGGGGCAGACCCTTACTACTTTAATTCTTTTGGACCTTTTAAAGGAGTAAAAAGAGACTTATATGAAGGTGGCATCAGAGTACCTTACATTGTTTCATGGCCTGGTAAAATTAAACCTAATTCTACTTCGTCTCATCCTTCAGCATTCTGGGATTTATTACCTACTGTAGCAGATATTCTAGACATTGAAGTACCTAAATCTGTAGAAATTGATGGAATATCATTCTTACCTACTTTAGAAGGACAAAGTAAAAAACAGAAGAAACATGACTACTTGTATTGGGAATTTCATGAAGCAGGTGGCAGAAGAGCCGTTAGAATTGGTGATTGGAAAGCAGTACAATACCGTTTAAATAAGCCAAACAAATCTAAAATTGAGGTTTATAACTTAAAAGAGGATCCTAAAGAATCGAATAATCTAGCGGATCAAAAACCAGAGATTGTACAAAAAGCAAAAGAAATATTTGCTACTGCTCGTACTTCTTCTGCAGTATTTCCTTTTCAAGGTGAAAAACTCAAAGGGATTTAA